The following nucleotide sequence is from Ahniella affigens.
AACAGCTGCTGGATGACACCAACTACGCCCACCCGTTCCAGAAGGAATACCGCGACATCATGCGACGCTCGCTGGACTTGTCGGTGACCATTAGCGCTGCTCTGGGAAATTCAAATGGCAGCGGCAACGTCGTCACGCCATACCAGCAGACCGCTGCCAACAACACCGCTGCAGCGGTCACCTACAACTACAACGGCACGAATTTCACGGCCTCGAACTCCTTGCTGGATCAGCTACGCATGGTCGCGCGAATGATCAAGATTTCGCATGCCAGTTCCGGCGCTGGTATTGGTCATGAGCGGCAGATTTACTATGTGCGTCTGGGGGGCTTTGATACCCATGACAACCAGATGAGCGAGGGCAACCAGCCGCGTCTGATGGCCCGTATCAATCAGGCTGTAGCTTGGTTCTATCAGGCAATGCTGGATCTCGGTTACCAAAACGACGTCACGCTGTTCACCATGAGCGAGTTTGCGCGCACGCTGAACTCGAACGGCAACGGCTCCGACCACGCTTGGGGTGGCGTGCAGTTTGTCGTTGGCGGGGCCGTGCAAGGTGGTCGCCTGATTGGCACGATGCCAACCGTGACGCTGAACGGCACGCAGTCGCTCGATCGCGGTCAGTTCATTCCGACCACCGCGAGCGACCAATACGCGGCCAGTCTGGCGCAATGGTTTGGTGTGCCCGCAATCGACCTGCCGACCGTGTTTCCGAATCTCGGGAATTTCTCGGCGCCAACATTGCCGCTGTTCTGAGCGGGTCTCCCGCATCCGCCGGAACCGGTTCCGGCGGATGCGATGAAAAATCGTGTCCCGACCCCAGTCATCCGGGCCGGACGCGGGCAATTGTTGCGACATCGCTTGACAGGATGCGCGCCGCTTCCAATCATGCCCGGCCCTTCTCATTTTTGGCCTCGCTGCGCGCCAGGCATCGCCACCATGCTTCGACATACCCTTTGCGCCGCCCTGGCTTTGACCTTGGCCGGCTGCACCAATGATGACGGTCCAGACCTGATCGTCGACCCCACCACTGCGCTGGAATGTGGCCAGCCGGCCACGCCGATTCACGTGATCCAAGGCGATGCCGCCATGAGTCCGAAGAAAGGTGAACTCGTGGAAGTCGAGGCCGTTGTCAGTGCGCGATTCCTGCAGGGCTTGGGCGGCATCTATCTGGCCACCCCTCAGGGCATGGACGATCAGAACCCGCAGACCTCTGAAGGCCTGTTTGTCCGGCTGACCGAACCACCGAAAGATCTACCGCGCTTCGCCACCGTCCGCGTGCGCGGCCGCGTTGCCGAAATCGGCGATGCGCCCGATACCCAGACGGCGCTTGTCGAAGTCAGTGCCATGGCCCGCTGCGGCAATCCGCAACCGTTTGGCCCGCAGGCGTTCTCGGCGGTGCCGTCCACTCTGGCCGACTTCGAAGCCGTCGAGGGCATGCGGATCAAACTGAAAGGCCCGGCGACGCTGATCGACAATGATCGCCTGCTGAGCGACGGCGAACTCATCGTGTCGCTCGATGGTCGCGATCTGGTGCCCACGGAACGCCACGCGCCAGGCCCCGAAGCGCGCGCCATTGCCGAGGGCAATCTGGCAACGCGGCTGACCCTCAGCGATGCGCGCGAAACCATGGATCCGGATCGCATCTGGTTTCTCCGCGAACAACCGAGCGCGGACGCGCCGTATCGCCTCGATTCGGCGTTGTATGGCATTGACGGGGTGCTGGATCAGCTCGGCGAAGGCTATCAGCTGCATCTGGCCGAACCGATCGACCGGGTCGATCAGGCACCGCGGCCGACTGCGGCGCCGCTGGTTGACGGCGATCTCAGCATCAGCGCGTTCAATGTGTTGAACTTTTTCAATGGCGATGGGAAAGGCGAGGGCTTTCCGACTGAGCGTGGCGCCGAGACGTTCGACGCGTTCAAGCGCCAGCGCGCCAAGATCGTTGCCGCGCTCTCGGCAATGCACGCCGATGTGTTCGTGCTGACCGAAATCGAGAACGATGGCGAAGGCCCGGAATCGGCCGTGCAGGATCTGGTCGATGCATTGAACAAGAAGCTCGGATCGGAAGAGGGCGACTACGCGTTCGTCAAAACGGGCGCCGAGCGCGTGGGCAGTGACGCCATCAAGGTGGCGATGATCTACCGGCAATCGCGGGCGCAGCCGGTCGGCAAGACACTGATTCTCGACGTGCCGCCATTCACGGGCATGGGGCGTGCACCGGTCGCGCAGGGTTTTCAGGCTGGCGCGATGGCGTTCACGCTGATTGGTAACCACTTCAAGTCGAAGGGCGGTTGTGCCGATGCCGAAGGTCCGAATCAGGACCAGGACGATGGCCAGGGCTGCTACAACGCGGTGCGCACCGAGATGGCGCGAAACCTGCTCGACTGGTTGGCCAGCGATGCCACCCAGGCGCTCCCTGCAGCGCGTCTGATTGTTGGTGACTTGAACAGTTACGGCGAAGAAGACCCAGTGCGGTTGATCAAGAGTCAGGGGTATGTGGACGTCGTTGCCGAATCGAATGGCGAGCCGGCATACAGCTTCGTTTACGCAGGCGCCGCCGGGCGTCTCGATCACGCGCTCGCCAATCCGGAATTTGCAAAGCTCGTCGGTGGTGCCGAGATCTGGCACATCAACGCCGATGAAAGCGATGCGTTTCAGTATGGCGAAGCGGGCGTCGATGCCAAAAGTCGCAAGCGGCGGTTCCGTGACGACCCGTTTGCGAGCTCGGATCACGACCCGGTGCTGATTGCATTGCGCGCGGATGACGCCCGAAGTCCCGCAGTGACGCCCTGATCATCGAGAATACCGGCGATCCCCATTGCTTCTGGAGTCCCCCGCATGGCCAATCGGTCCGACCGCGGCAACGCGCTGCATCGCTTGGCCTGGTTGACGGCAGCATCCTTCTGGCCCCTTGTCGCGAGTGCCGGAACGGTGCGCGTGGACGGCATCGACTACAGTCTCAACACCGACGTGGCGCCAAACTGGAACTACAGCACCAACGTGCTCCAACTCGGCGCTAGCTCGCTTGCGAATTGCTTCCGGGAAGGCGGCGGCTTGCCGAGTACAGGCAGCTGGCGAATCGATTTTGCCGGAGGTTCGACGTCGATCTTTACGAATTCGTCGATTCACCTGACGACCTCCGGTCCACAGGTCACGATCACCTCGGTTGATGGCGATCTGCAGTGTTCAGGCGTCTTTGTGCCGGTCGTGTTTGCAGATGATTTCGAATGAGGCGCGCCGTGTCGAAACGAATCTCGTTGGTTTTGGGCGGATTGGCGCTGGCCAGTTCGGTCGCGTCGGCGGCGGCCGCGGATCTCGTGCTTGGCACCCACCGCATCCCGCTGTCGGCGACGACGCAATCGGCCAATATGGATGTACAAACCGGCGAGTTGCGGGTGCTGGCTGCGGCGCAAGCGGGCGTGGCCGGCGATGGCTGGTGCCCGCCTGATCTGGCCGCGACACCGGCGGTGACGCATCCACAAGTAGTCTTGCAACTTCCTAATGGC
It contains:
- a CDS encoding ExeM/NucH family extracellular endonuclease; protein product: MLRHTLCAALALTLAGCTNDDGPDLIVDPTTALECGQPATPIHVIQGDAAMSPKKGELVEVEAVVSARFLQGLGGIYLATPQGMDDQNPQTSEGLFVRLTEPPKDLPRFATVRVRGRVAEIGDAPDTQTALVEVSAMARCGNPQPFGPQAFSAVPSTLADFEAVEGMRIKLKGPATLIDNDRLLSDGELIVSLDGRDLVPTERHAPGPEARAIAEGNLATRLTLSDARETMDPDRIWFLREQPSADAPYRLDSALYGIDGVLDQLGEGYQLHLAEPIDRVDQAPRPTAAPLVDGDLSISAFNVLNFFNGDGKGEGFPTERGAETFDAFKRQRAKIVAALSAMHADVFVLTEIENDGEGPESAVQDLVDALNKKLGSEEGDYAFVKTGAERVGSDAIKVAMIYRQSRAQPVGKTLILDVPPFTGMGRAPVAQGFQAGAMAFTLIGNHFKSKGGCADAEGPNQDQDDGQGCYNAVRTEMARNLLDWLASDATQALPAARLIVGDLNSYGEEDPVRLIKSQGYVDVVAESNGEPAYSFVYAGAAGRLDHALANPEFAKLVGGAEIWHINADESDAFQYGEAGVDAKSRKRRFRDDPFASSDHDPVLIALRADDARSPAVTP